ttatcattttattgcACAATCtatgtatatttttctttttagtcaAGAGTTTAAGATCTGTGTTATGATTAATGTGCTTAACTAATTTCTAACGTACAGAAGTACATCCAGGGTACATACAACAGTACATACAGAACTCTTGGGGCATGAGATTTTGAACAACTCCCTGCGACCAACGATCTTTAAAAATCTCTTTGGTACTACATCTACGCGTCTTGACGGAAGCGCCCCCTGTAACCATTCCCTGTCCCTGCAGGAATGGGCCATCCACACGGGCAAGTTCCATCCGGGGCTCGACGAACCTGACCCCACCCGATGGAAGGCCAACTTCAGGTGCGCCCTCAACCAGAACAAGGACATACTGCAGCTGGACCACCGCACGTACACCGGCATCAACAGGAAGAACCCATATAGAATCTACCAGATGATCCCCGAACAATGTACgttatcatatttcatatttaccTATAAATGATAAGGGCCGTTCaatggggatgtccctgtagctcagcTGGTTCAATCCTGagaagggcatctcggttggagCTGCACCCGGCTTTCAGATAACCTGGAATTCAGTCTAGTTGTGGCACGGCCTgccgtagttagtgtaggctctctgcggggccagtgcagctctcaTCCGCCGGGGTAATCATTCACACTCGGTAGCATTTTCCCGGTAGGACTTTGCACAGTGGGTGGATGGCAAACTCCCACCgtgcaaaactcctaccgggtgtgaaagattaccccggcggtgaaagaccctcctgtcccgaaggtagcctggccaatccacggtagattGGATTCCAGGTTAGCTTTCAGAAGGCACGTAAAATGGGGTCCCGTGTTCAAGGAGCTGCCACGAATAGGGGTGggtgccggtacagaaaattcaggtccaggtccggttcaggtccagaggattaggtccaggtccggacctgaacctggacctgattcagtatgtgaaaacttatgaatggacgatactcaaaacaatagtccattttgctacaaagaaatctgtttcgtGGAgcattcgactcccactggcattttaaagtcctacaaggctaactgcctctgtataatttactgtaaaacttggtagaaatgactatagacccTACTCTGCttcgcccttgttattttcttcgaccggtaagccccaaaacgtgggAATACcttatcatataatctgttcattgtccaataggtccaacatccggttcacctaattttttcaggtccggtttttccggaccggtccaataagaaaaaccggttttgtaccggtacaccgtaccgatacccagccctagccacGAATATAATGCGTTAAAATGGAAGGAGCAACCCTCCCTCTAAAATACACCCTGCTACTTGCACAGGAAAGAAACTTGCTTCCCTGCGTGCTAATAGACACTAAAAAGGTCCGACCGAATTCCATGCGCTTGTGTATATGATGCACTGACTGTATGTTTTATGAAGGAAATCTTTAGTATGGACTGAAGACAATTAAAAAGAAGTTGGTACACTTCTTTGGGCATAGCCCTCAGCAGTGTCTGAAACGAAATGGCAATCTTTTGCGGTTAGACGTATCAGGGATTACGATGAAAGAATCTATATAAATCTACGTTAAATTgaagctgttttttttctctataGATATCAATGAAGAGTATCAGTTCGTGGCGGAAGTGGATGTCTTCAGTGACTACGACTCCGAAGACGACGAGGGCGATGGTCCGTGCGCATGCGCCAACTGTCTCGGGGTCATCCCGAAACGCGGCAAAAAGTCAGTCCACCACGTCACAAAAGCTAAAAAGTCACAACACGCTGCCATGACACATATGACGTCACCAGATCCTACTTCACCAAATGTGACGTCACCAGATGTGACGTCACCAGATGCGATGGATTACGACCAACCAGAGGCTATCGTATCGTACGTTGAGGACTCGAAGGAAAAAGTGCGCCAAATTCTCGCGGCGCAGAAAGAATTTACTTGTCAAACCAGATGACCGCTCGTGTATTCGATTTTATACGGAGGATGTATCGTTTTGTTTACATGAAATTGCATGAAAATTTtatcacttccttgtatttctaagATGAACAGAAAAGTGTGAATGTAGAATCGCCAACAGAGATTTAACCAAGTATAAATGCATAAAATAATTGGATTGAGATCATACAATATCAAAGATGCCCTTTTTCAAAACGTCATTGGTCTTTGGAAGGACAGTGAGTGCAGTGCAGCTAGTTTTTGCGAGAGAGAAACGCATCAAGTTTAACTTTTGAATATGATGGATATTTCTCATTAATTCTAATTAATAAGTAGATGTCAGATCAATCCATGCAGTAGCTTCTCTCCAAATAGCGTATCATAACTACATATCAAAGAATAAATGATATATGTAATTATCAAAAGTAATATTCAGGGTTTTATAACCTACGatatttttctaacattttggatTACGGCAACCTTTCAACATTCATAGGTATTGATTGTTATAGATATAAAAAGGCTGTAAAAACTTCAATGATTCAAAAGAAAACCCCTTTCCATTGCTTAGCTAGTGTTGTGTTGTATACTACAGAAATTATGTGAAGAATTTCTTACGCTTTTGTCCGCAATTCTGATGTTTGATATCTAATTTTCCAACGCAGTATTGTGAAACTTGGTACTCATTATCATCATGTGTACTTTTTGTTGGTAACATGTTTATGTATTTGGTTCAAACTTTGTCGATAGAATAAAATAACgtcaacaatgttttatataTTTCATAGTCATTCTACTGTGTCTTCTATTACTTCAAAAGTCAGCTTGACTTGTAACTTTTGAATGAGAGGATATATATTAAGTCTATAGAAAAGGCTGTAATTTCTGTAACTTAGATGTAGAGACTTTTTGATGTTTCATGATAAATAGATGTACATGCGTGTACATGCCTGTGTCAGTACCAAACACAAAGGCACCCATTGGTTAAATATTAACCAATATTGACCCACGTTTACCCAGCCATGGATGAACTTTTAACCATGACGCGTCACTGTCTAAGCAAAGATTTCGAACTAGCCAATAAGAAGACAGGACCTTGTGCCTGAAGGGGCAGAAATCGACCAATCAGAAATAGTTTGACACAAACATTCAGACGACCTTAAACGAACAACAACGGGTATAAGGTTAAGGTCTGTGAAAAAAATAAGTGTATTTTTAAACTCTTGAACGTCCACAGTTCGCAATTGCAGACGGTAGTTGGAGTTACAAAGCCTACTTCCTCAACCTATTTGATTAACCTTGCGTTATACCTGGAAACGACGATATTTCCGCATTTGGTGGCGATTCAAGCGCCCATGCTGATTTTCTGGCCACAAAAAAAAGTCGTCTGCAGCTGAAAACGTGACATAGAACACGTACAACTACTATGGGAGGTTCCATATCCATAAAGAACGACACGGAAGACAGGCTTGTGGTGAGTTTGAACCAGGCCGGACCGCTGTATTACGAGTTGGTGGAACCAGGTGAAACGTTTTACAGAAGGACCGGAGCCGTACACTTCACCATCTGTGCCTTTCCGTTCAAGAAGTACAAACACTCGGACGGCAAGGTACACGACAACGAAATGACGTCAAAGAAATCGGCGAAAGAACACATCAAGGTATGCTAAAATGCATGGCTTTTTGTCGTCTATGAGTTTGTTATGTTGAGCACTTTGTATTAAAACTCGTAACGTAACATGGGTAACTGTATATTTAACAGTTCCTGTTTAAAGTAATATATTATGTGCTCGCAAAGCTGGCATATCATGTAAATATTGGTTTTAGAATTAAGATAATTTACCAGGACTATCCGAGACTTCGTCACGTCTATAATAAGTTACTAAATCATATATTGATACCGCAACGttaactgagaaaaaaaatctcattttATACAAAGGAACGTTGTACAGATAGACATAaactgcgctgtaagaacgagTATAGAAGTCCTGctgtaccttagaaagccgctagaGAGCCATTATTTTAATATCTTCATGATTTTATCAAC
Above is a genomic segment from Branchiostoma floridae strain S238N-H82 chromosome 16, Bfl_VNyyK, whole genome shotgun sequence containing:
- the LOC118403301 gene encoding interferon regulatory factor 5-like, coding for MLGVKMSDSELPQLKNGSPNSKTRQRLRPWLIDQINSGRVPNLQWVDQDNGIFRIPWKHFARADYKQDRDCMLFMEWAIHTGKFHPGLDEPDPTRWKANFRCALNQNKDILQLDHRTYTGINRKNPYRIYQMIPEQYINEEYQFVAEVDVFSDYDSEDDEGDGPCACANCLGVIPKRGKKSVHHVTKAKKSQHAAMTHMTSPDPTSPNVTSPDVTSPDAMDYDQPEAIVSYVEDSKEKVRQILAAQKEFTCQTR